In Arachis stenosperma cultivar V10309 chromosome 1, arast.V10309.gnm1.PFL2, whole genome shotgun sequence, one DNA window encodes the following:
- the LOC130943925 gene encoding uncharacterized protein LOC130943925, translated as MASSSSTTTTSNKFQVPATRHKPPKQQQEELEENEEEESLEHFDDFTLASSWERFISEIEAVCRLWMSDGPINLLEKGAILLENSGSLYKVKSEMKYAMKSYYMEYYFETNPNVKDGDWNFDLHDLQLCFGVKEFLVIAPQSASGVLLDAPEASKLLSAVAIALSNCSSLWPAFVPVHDPSRKAYIGIQSMGTVFTRRFEADRIGSQVPVKLMHLEGLYELFVSKFAYSTLDLSIHNFKVRFSMKLTYRTLPCDDDYMKGFGGEKSGENLSGEKSNGMQWDVDCSWSEWYSAEDPVKAFELVAILAEKMVESSMEMAELENASPHEAEKWLISPRISPNLLEGSKGNWVGFASQLRFLVDALEMSFQAQFLEDFVSVENAGADNLKSLAVPPPTVRDRVLKELFIDGVEFSNFTDDGHKTARAIKGAPREFLFAQFCLHALWFGNCNIRAISVLWLEFVREVRWCWEETQLLPRMPTNGPIDLSTCLINQKLQMLAICIEKKSQQTEDYEDCIGSLDHIESMSEEESVVGDDSSIKPTPSDDIPGIVDRKPGIVDLFNDKSSDLTRKGSAGIVDSMMLLKSYQSMHVPFTQEPPLMTEDMHEERLQAVEALGDSFSFSGQLERDILTSDMSAFKAANPDAVFEDFIRWHSPGDWEEDEPVDHGSSSSSTALEKDRWPPRGRLSKRMSEQGNLWRKIWDRAPALPASEQKPLLDPNREGEKVLHYLETLQPHQLLEQMVCTAFRAAADTLILTSYGELKQMETEIQQLYVTMATTLRPLQVNRLSAESNTFEDLRRVSAAFERVEKLMTLGASLQRKFRRAPRLAREIFNGYYDFSISKMESLAEQIVEKGFDMKLELRNQERELLSNMFVPPTASQSWRKVLSMGNLLNGHEPIVREIVFSLRDKATGNHYAAHSGSFSHKKEIETYRMYICGTSNDLRVALSVASCD; from the exons ATGGCGTCCTCCTCAagcaccaccaccaccagcaACAAGTTCCAAGTTCCTGCTACACGCCACAAACCCCCTAAACAACAACAAGAAGAGCTAgaagaaaacgaagaagaagaaagc CTTGAGCACTTTGATGATTTCACCCTTGCTTCTTCGTGGGAACG GTTCATTTCTGAAATAGAGGCTGTTTGTCGGCTTTGGATGTCTGATGGTCCAATTAATTTGTTG GAAAAAGGTGCAATTCTTTTGGAGAATTCCGGTAGTTTGTACAAGGTGAAATCCGAGATGAAGTATGCCATGAAAAGTTACTACATGGAATACTATTTTGAGACCAACCCTAATG TAAAAGATGGGGACTGGAATTTTGATTTGCATGATCTGCAGTTATGTTTCGGTGTAAAAGAATTCTTG GTTATTGCTCCTCAAAGTGCAAGTGGTGTGCTTCTTGATGCACCTGAAGCTAGCAAGCTCTTGAGTGCTGTCGCAATTGCTTTGTCAAATTGTTCAAG TTTATGGCCAGCATTTGTTCCAGTTCATGATCCTTCTCGGAAAGCATATATCGGAATTCAAAGCATGGGTACTGTTTTTACTAGAAGGTTTGAGGCAGATCGGATTGGTAGTCAGGTTCCAGTAAAATTAATGCATTTGGAGGGCCTCTACGAGTTGTTTGTATCTAAGTTT GCCTATTCCACATTGGATCTatcaattcataatttcaagGTCCGATTTTCAATGAAGCTAACATATAGAACGCTTCCGTGTGATGATGACTATATGAAAGGCTtcggtggtgaaaaatctggaGAAAATCTTTCTGGTGAAAAGTCCAATGGCAtgcaatgggatgttgattgtTCTTGGAGTGAGTGGTATTCTGCAGAAGATCCTGTAAAAG CTTTTGAACTGGTTGCAATATTGGCCGAGAAGATGGTTGAAAGTTCTATGGAAATGGCTGAACTAGAAAATGCTTCACCTCATGAAGCTGAAAAGTGGCTGATCTCTCCAAGGATTTCCCCAAATTT ACTTGAAGGTTCCAAAGGGAATTGGGTTGGATTTGCATCTCAGTTACGTTTTCTAGTTGATGCGTTGGAAATGTCATTTCAGGCACAGTTTCTGGAAGATTTTGTTTCAG TTGAAAATGCGGGTGCTGATAATTTGAAATCGTTGGCTGTACCTCCACCCACAGTTAGAGATCGTGTGCTGAAAGAACTATTTATTGATG GTGTGGAATTCTCTAATTTTACTGATGATGGACATAAGACTGCCCGGGCCATTAAAGGCGCACCTCGAGAATTTCTTTTTGCACAATTTTGTCTACATGCTCTTTGGTTTGGCAACTGCAATATACGTG CTATATCTGTGCTATGGCTAGAGTTTGTTCGAGAAGTAAGGTGGTGCTGGGaagaaacacaattattgcCTCGAATGCCAACTAACGGACCAATTGACCTTTCCACATGTTTGATCAACCAAAAACTTCAGATg CTTGCAATTTGCATTGAGAAGAAGAGTCAACAAACTGAAGATTATGAAGACTGTATTGGAAGTTTGGATCATATAGAATCCATGTCTGAG GAAGAAAGTGTAGTTGGGGATGATTCATCAATTAAGCCGACACCAAGTGATGATATTCCTGGGATAGTTGACAG AAAGCCTGGAATTGTGGATCTATTTAACGATAAATCTTCGGACCTCACAAGGAAAGGTTCAGCTGGTATTGTTGATTCTATGATGCTTCTCAAGTCATATCAAAGTATGCATGTCCCTTTCACACAG GAACCACCACTTATGACAGAAGACATGCATGAGGAGCGGCTTCAAGCTGTTGAAGCCTTAGGTGACTCATTT AGTTTTTCTGGTCAGCTGGAAAGGGATATATTAACTTCAG ATATGTCAGCATTTAAAGCAGCAAATCCAGATGCTGTTTTTGAAGATTTTATTCGATGGCATTCACCGGGGGATTGGGAAGAGGATGAACCTGTCGACCAtggatcatcatcatcatccacTGCTCTAGAAAAAGATAGATGGCCCCCACGAGGACGGCTTTCAAAGAGAATGTCCGAGCAAGGGAATTTGTGGAGAAAGATTTGGGACCGTGCTCCTGCTCTTCCTGCTTCCGAACAGAAGCCTCTTCTTGATCCAAatagagaaggagaaaaa GTTCTTCATTACCTTGAAACATTACAACCACATCAATTGCTTGAGCAAATGGTGTGTACTGCCTTCAGAGCAGCAGCTGACACACTTATTCTGACTAGTTATGGAGAACTGAAACAGATGGAGACCGAGATTCAACAACTTTACGTTACCATGGCAACTACTTTGAGGCCTTTACAAG TAAATCGCTTGTCCGCTGAGAGCAACACTTTTGAAGACTTAAGACGAGTAAGTGCTGCTTTTGAACGTGTTGAAAAGTTAATGACTCTCGGAGCTTCTCTTCAGCGCAAGTTTCGACGAGCACCACGCCTCGCCAGAGAAATTTTCAATGGTTACTACGACTTCAGTATTTCAAAAATGGAAAGCTTGGCAGAGCAAATTGTTGAAAAG GGGTTTGACATGAAACTGGAATTAAGGAATCAAGAGAGGGAATTGTTGTCAAATATGTTTGTTCCTCCCACAGCTAGCCAGTCTTGGAGAAAGGTTTTGAGCATGGGAAACCTTCTTAATGGCCATGAACCAATAGTCAGGGAGATTGTCTTTTCGCTGCGTGATAAAGCTACCGGTAACCATTACGCAGCTCATAGCGGTAGTTTTTCTcataaaaaagaaattgaaactTACAGGATGTACATATGTGGAACTTCTAATGACCTTAGGGTAGCACTTTCTGTTGCCTCTTGTGATTGA
- the LOC130943914 gene encoding ubiquitin-activating enzyme E1 1-like: MLRVKRPCEGVFVEEDTQSIISNNNSVFLKKNRNTVSSAPTDTAVDSTVNKDNSSFCSSSSNNDTSNSRTTMALGESNPPDIDEDLHSRQLAVYGRETMRRLFGSNVLVSGMQGLGVEIAKNLILAGVKSVTLHDERTVELWDLSSNFVFSENDIGKNRALASVSKLQELNNAVLVLTLTTELTTEQLSRFQAVVFTEISLEKAIEFNDFCHTHQPPIAFIKTEVRGLFGNVFCDFGPAFTVVDVDGEEPHTGIVASISNDNPALVSCVDDERLEFQDGDLVVFSEVHGMKELNDGKPRKIKNARAYSFTLEEDTTNYGGYEKGGIVTQVKQPKILNFKPLRAALGDPGDFLLSDFSKFDRPRLLHIAFQALDKFISELGRLPVTGSDSDAQKLISIVSDFNDALADDKLEDINPKLLRYFAFGARAVLNPMAAMFGGIVGQEVVKACSGKFHPLFQFFYFDSAESLPTEPVDPDDLRPVGSRYDAQISVFGQKLQKKLEDSQVFVVGSGALGCEFLKNLALMGVSCGSQGKLTITDDDVIEKSNLSRQFLFRDWNIGQAKSTVAASAAASINTALNIVALQNRVSSETENVFHDAFWGNLSVVINALDNVNARLYVDQRCLYFQKPLLESGTLGTKCNTQMVIPHLTENYGASRDPPEKQAPMCTVHSFPHNIDHCLTWARSEFEGLLEKTPAEVNAYLSNPNEYTNAMRNTGDAQARDNLERVLECLDRDKCETFEDCITWARLKFEDYFANRVKQLIYTFPEDAQTSTGSPFWSAPKRFPHPLQFSASDAGHVHFVMAAAILRAESFDIPIPDWGKNPTKLAEAVDKVIVPDFQPKKDVNIVTDEKATSLSTASIDDAAVIDDIIIKLERCRANLPPEFRMKPIQFEKDDDTNYHMDVIAGLANMRARNYSIPEVDKLKAKFIAGRIIPAIATSTAMATGLVCLELYKALDGRHKVEDYRNTFANLALPLFSMAEPVPPKVMKHQDMNWTIWDRWVLNENPTLRELLHWLKAKGLNAYSISCGSCMLYNSIFNKFKDRMDRKVADLARDVARLEIPPYRSHVDVVVACDDDDGNDIDIPLVSVYFR; encoded by the exons ATGCTTCGTGTAAAGCGACCCTGCGAAGGAGTGTTTGTAGAAGAAGACACTCAGAGCATAatcagcaacaacaacagcGTTTTCCTCAAGAAGAATCGGAACACAGTTTCCTCTGCCCCAACCGATACCGCTGTGGACTCCACAGTGAACAAAGACAACAGTAGCTTCTGTAGCAGCAGTAGTAACAACGACACCAGCAACAGCCGAACAACTATGGCCTTGGGTGAATCCAACCCACCGGATATTGATGAGGATCTGCACAGCCGACAGCTCGCTGTGTATGGCCGTGAGACAATGAGGAGGCTGTTTGGGTCCAATGTGTTGGTCTCAGGGATGCAGGGCCTTGGTGTTGAGATCG CAAAGAATCTCATTCTTGCGGGTGTCAAATCTGTGACATTGCATGATGAGAGGACTGTAGAGCTATGGGATCTGTCCAGTAATTTTGTGTTTTCAGAGAATGACATTGGAAAAAACAGGGCGCTGGCTTCTGTTAGTAAGTTGCAGGAGCTCAATAATGCAGTGCTTGTACTAACATTGACAACTGAACTGACAACAGAGCAGCTTTCTAGATTTCAG GCTGTTGTTTTCACTGAAATTAGTCTTGAGAAAGCTATTGAGTTCAATGATTTCTGCCACACTCATCAGCCTCCTATTGCTTTTATCAAAACTGAAGTTAGAGGTCTTTTTGGCAATGTATTCTGCGATTTTGGGCCTGCATTCACTGTCGTCGATGTTGATGGAGAGGAACCCCATACTGGTATAGTTGCATCAATCAGCAATGACAACCCTGCTCTAGTATCTTGTGTTGACGACGAGAGGCTTGAGTTTCAGGATGGAGATCTTGTTGTATTCTCTGAAGTTCATGGTATGAAAGAATTGAatgatggaaagcccagaaagataaaaaaTGCTAGAGCATATTCATTCACCCTTGAAGAAGACACTACAAACTATGGTGGCTATGAGAAAGGTGGTATTGTCACACAGGTCAAACAACCCAAGATATTGAACTTTAAGCCACTCAGGGCAGCACTAGGTGATCCAGGAGATTTTCTTCTGAGTGATTTTTCCAAGTTTGATCGCCCGCGTCTTCTTCACATAGCATTTCAGGCTTTGGATAAGTTTATTTCTGAGTTGGGTCGCTTACCTGTTACTGGTTCAGACTCTGATGCTCAGAAGCTTATATCCATTGTTAGTGATTTCAATGACGCCTTAGCTGATGATAAATTGGAAGATATAAATCCAAAACTTCTGAGATATTTTGCCTTTGGTGCTAGGGCCGTTTTGAACCCTATGGCTGCCATGTTTGGTGGAATTGTCGGACAAGAGGTTGTCAAAGCATGTTCTGGGAAGTTTCATCCGCTTTTTCAG TTTTTCTACTTCGATTCTGCTGAGTCACTTCCTACAGAACCAGTGGATCCTGATGATTTAAGACCAGTAGGTAGTCGATATGATGCACAGATTTCAGTTTTTGGACAGAAGTTACAGAAGAAATTGGAGGATTCTCAAGTGTTTGTTGTTGGATCTGGTGCTTTAGGATGcgagtttttgaaaaatcttgCTCTCATGGGAGTTTCTTGTGGAAGTCAAGGGAAGCTGACAATTACTGATGACGATGTTATAGAGAAGAGTAACCTAAGCAGGCAGTTCCTTTTCCGTGATTGGAATATTGGACAGGCGAAGTCTACGGTTGCTGCTTCAGCTGCTGCATCTATAAATACTGCATTGAATATTGTTGCTCTGCAAAATCGTGTTAGTAGTGAAACTGAAAATGTATTTCACGATGCCTTCTGGGGAAACTTGAGTGTCGTGATCAATGCGCTAGACAATGTCAATGCGAGATTATATGTTGATCAAAGATGCTTGTATTTCCAAAAGCCTCTTCTGGAGTCTGGAACTCTTGGAACCAAATGCAATACCCAGATGGTCATTCCTCACCTAACGGAAAACTATGGTGCATCAAGAGATCCACCAGAGAAACAGGCACCAATGTGTACAGTACACTCATTTCCACACAACATTGACCACTGCTTGACATGGGCCCGTTCAGAGTTTGAGGGTTTGCTTGAAAAAACTCCTGCTGAAGTGAATGCCTATTTGTCTAATCCCAACGAATATACTAATGCAATGAGGAATACTGGTGATGCTCAAGCAAGGGATAACCTGGAGCGTGTTCTTGAGTGCCTGGACAGGGACAAGTGTGAAACTTTTGAAGACTGTATTACTTGGGCTCGTCTAAA GTTTGAAGATTATTTTGCTAACCGGGTGAAGCAGTTAATATATACTTTTCCTGAAGATGCTCAAACCAGCACTGGATCTCCATTCTGGTCTGCACCGAAAAGATTTCCCCATCCACTACAGTTCTCAGCCTCTGATGCAGGTCACGTACATTTTGTGATGGCAGCTGCTATTTTACGAGCAGAGAGTTTTGATATCCCAATCCCCGACTGGGGAAAGAACCCTACAAAGCTGGCTGAAGCAGTTGATAAAGTGATAGTACCTGATTTTCAGCCTAAGAAAGATGTGAATATAGTGACAGATGAGAAGGCCACCAGTCTCTCTACTGCTTCCATAGACGATGCAGCTGTTATCGATGATATAATAATCAAGTTAGAGAGGTGCCGAGCAAATTTGCCACCAGAGTTCAGGATGAAACCAATACAATTTGAGAAG GATGATGATACAAACTACCATATGGATGTTATAGCTGGGCTTGCCAATATGAGGGCACGGAATTACAGCATTCCCGAGGTTGACAAGCTGAAAGCCAAGTTCATCGCCGGACGGATCATTCCCGCAATTGCAACCTCAACTGCTATGGCTACTGGTCTTGTCTGCTTGGAGCTTTACAAAGCCTTGGATGGAAGACACAAAGTGGAAGATTACAGAAACACATTTGCTAACCTAGCTCTGCCTCTGTTTTCAATGGCTGAGCCAGTTCCTCCAAAGGTTATGAAGCATCAGGATATGAACTGGACAATTTGGGACAGATGGGTTCTAAACGAGAATCCTACCCTCAGGGAGCTCCTTCATTGGCTCAAGGCGAAGGGCTTAAATGCATATAGTATTTCATGTGGGAGTTGCATGCTCTATAATAGTATCTTCAACAAGTTCAAAGACCGAATGGATAGAAAAGTAGCAGATCTGGCAAGGGATGTGGCCAGGTTGGAGATTCCGCCATACCGTAGCCACGTTGATGTCGTGGTGGCctgtgatgatgatgatggtaaTGATATTGACATCCCCCTGGTATCCGTTTATTTCCGTTAG